In Kitasatospora sp. NA04385, a single genomic region encodes these proteins:
- a CDS encoding AAA family ATPase, with protein sequence MPPRPAVAPHPTGHQPPYPGSLQAMPTLGPAGSGPDRPTVPLKAVPPVAPGGTGHFLLPTGTTVQLPAPPPQPALPAPLPVGPIAVLLIGAAGAGKTTVARYWAERRPTPTAHISLDDVREWVQSGFANPQSGWNTDSEAQYRLARRTCGFACRNYLANGISCIIDDAVFPDRPAIGLGGWKRHIGPGMIPVVLLPGLDRVLSRNAERSGNRRLSDDEVARIHGRMAGWRTSGLPIIDNSNLSVPETAAALDQAILSRLQAR encoded by the coding sequence GTGCCGCCCCGTCCGGCTGTCGCCCCGCATCCGACGGGCCACCAGCCGCCGTACCCCGGGTCCCTCCAGGCGATGCCGACGCTCGGACCGGCCGGGTCCGGGCCCGACCGGCCCACCGTCCCGCTCAAGGCCGTCCCCCCGGTCGCCCCCGGCGGCACCGGGCACTTCCTGCTCCCCACCGGGACGACCGTCCAACTGCCCGCCCCGCCGCCGCAGCCCGCGCTCCCCGCGCCGCTGCCGGTCGGCCCGATCGCCGTGCTGCTGATCGGCGCGGCCGGCGCCGGGAAGACCACCGTCGCCCGCTACTGGGCCGAGCGCCGTCCCACCCCCACCGCGCACATCAGCCTCGACGACGTCCGCGAGTGGGTCCAGTCCGGCTTCGCCAACCCGCAGTCCGGCTGGAACACCGACTCCGAGGCCCAGTACCGGCTGGCCCGCCGCACCTGCGGCTTCGCCTGCCGCAACTACCTCGCCAACGGCATCTCCTGCATCATCGACGACGCGGTCTTCCCCGACCGCCCCGCCATCGGCCTCGGCGGCTGGAAGCGCCACATCGGCCCCGGCATGATCCCGGTCGTCCTGCTCCCCGGCCTCGACCGCGTCCTGAGCCGCAACGCCGAACGCTCCGGCAACCGCCGCCTCTCCGACGACGAGGTGGCCCGCATCCACGGCCGGATGGCCGGCTGGCGCACCTCGGGGCTGCCGATCATCGACAACTCCAACCTGAGCGTGCCGGAGACGGCGGCGGCCCTGGACCAGGCGATCCTGAGCCGGCTGCAGGCACGCTGA
- a CDS encoding thioesterase family protein gives MPEATPETTPAFEFDQGIALTAHPDEPGRYDGELGDGWQIGGGVNGGLLLAFAAHALAREAGAAHPHPLTVSGTYISASRPGPATVRTEIVRRGRSLATGSAVLSQDGRERLRVTASFTDLAALDGEVATTALPPQLPAPEQCVGVEHAPRELLAEAALLERLDLRLDPATIGWAVGRPSKQGRIQGWFRLADKRPADALSLLLAADALPPVTFDLGRPGWAPTIELTVHVRALPADGWLRVSHATRNVAGGYFEEDCEVWDENGRLVAQSRQLAMAPR, from the coding sequence ATGCCGGAAGCCACGCCGGAAACCACCCCCGCCTTCGAGTTCGACCAGGGGATCGCGCTCACCGCGCACCCCGACGAGCCCGGCCGCTACGACGGCGAACTCGGCGACGGCTGGCAGATCGGCGGCGGCGTCAACGGCGGCCTGCTGCTCGCCTTCGCCGCGCACGCGCTCGCCCGGGAGGCCGGAGCGGCGCACCCGCACCCGCTCACCGTCAGCGGCACCTACATATCCGCCTCCCGGCCCGGCCCGGCCACCGTCCGCACCGAGATCGTCCGGCGCGGCCGCAGCCTCGCCACCGGCAGCGCCGTCCTCTCCCAGGACGGCCGGGAGCGGCTGCGGGTCACCGCCTCCTTCACCGACCTCGCCGCGCTCGACGGGGAGGTCGCCACCACCGCGCTCCCGCCGCAGCTGCCCGCGCCCGAGCAGTGCGTGGGCGTCGAGCACGCCCCGCGCGAACTCCTCGCCGAGGCCGCCCTGCTGGAGCGCCTCGACCTGCGGCTCGACCCGGCCACCATCGGCTGGGCGGTCGGCCGGCCCTCGAAGCAGGGCCGGATCCAGGGCTGGTTCCGGCTCGCCGACAAGCGCCCCGCCGACGCGCTCTCGCTGCTCCTCGCCGCCGACGCCCTCCCCCCGGTCACCTTCGACCTCGGCCGCCCCGGCTGGGCCCCCACCATCGAACTCACCGTGCACGTCCGGGCGCTGCCCGCCGACGGCTGGCTCCGGGTCTCGCACGCCACCCGCAACGTGGCCGGCGGGTACTTCGAGGAGGACTGCG
- the rpmG gene encoding 50S ribosomal protein L33, giving the protein MARSELRPVVTLRSTAGTGFTYVTRKNRRNDPDRMALRKFDPVAGRHVEFREAR; this is encoded by the coding sequence ATGGCGCGCAGCGAACTGCGACCGGTGGTCACGCTCCGGTCGACGGCGGGGACGGGCTTCACCTACGTGACCCGCAAGAACCGCCGCAACGACCCGGACCGGATGGCGCTGAGGAAGTTCGACCCGGTGGCCGGGCGGCACGTGGAGTTCCGCGAGGCCCGCTGA
- a CDS encoding XRE family transcriptional regulator codes for MPDADLVTQALARNLKRLRLDRGHTLDALAARSGVSRGMVVQIEQARTNPSIGTVVRLADALGVSIARLLDYDAASAVRIVPAEDAVRLWNGPDGGSGTLLGGAEAPGPLELWAWHLHPGESHASDPHPPGTVEIARVDEGVLTLVLDGRDHRVPAGSTASYEAAAAHGYRNDGEVPCRVTMVVSVPPPAA; via the coding sequence GTGCCGGACGCCGATCTCGTCACCCAGGCCCTCGCCCGCAACCTCAAGCGCCTGCGCCTCGACCGCGGCCACACCCTGGACGCCCTGGCCGCCCGTTCCGGGGTCAGCCGCGGCATGGTGGTCCAGATCGAACAGGCCCGCACCAACCCCAGCATCGGCACCGTGGTCCGGCTCGCCGACGCGCTCGGCGTCTCGATCGCCCGGCTGCTCGACTACGACGCCGCCTCGGCCGTCCGGATCGTCCCCGCCGAGGACGCCGTCCGGCTGTGGAACGGCCCCGACGGCGGCAGCGGCACCCTGCTCGGCGGCGCCGAGGCCCCCGGCCCGCTGGAGCTGTGGGCCTGGCACCTGCACCCCGGCGAGTCGCACGCCTCCGACCCGCACCCGCCCGGCACCGTCGAGATCGCCCGGGTCGACGAGGGCGTCCTCACCCTCGTCCTGGACGGCCGCGACCACCGCGTCCCGGCCGGTTCCACCGCCTCCTACGAGGCCGCCGCCGCCCACGGCTACCGCAACGACGGCGAGGTGCCGTGCCGGGTCACCATGGTGGTCTCCGTCCCCCCGCCCGCGGCCTGA
- the efp gene encoding elongation factor P, protein MATTNDLKNGMVLKLDGGKLWTVVEFQHVKPGKGPAFVRTKLKEVLSGKVVEKTFNAGIKVETANVDKRTMQYSYRDGDAFIFMDMDTYDQVPVDSATVGDAAKYLLEGFEALVAQNEGAPLYVELPAAVELVIAETEPGVQGDRSTGGTKPATLETGAEIQVPLFVTTGEKVKVDTRDGSYLGRVK, encoded by the coding sequence GTGGCTACCACGAACGATCTCAAGAACGGCATGGTCCTCAAGCTGGACGGCGGCAAGCTCTGGACCGTCGTCGAGTTCCAGCACGTCAAGCCCGGCAAGGGCCCGGCCTTCGTGCGCACCAAGCTGAAGGAGGTCCTCTCCGGCAAGGTCGTCGAGAAGACCTTCAACGCGGGCATCAAGGTCGAGACCGCCAACGTCGACAAGCGGACCATGCAGTACTCGTACCGCGACGGCGACGCGTTCATCTTCATGGACATGGACACCTACGACCAGGTCCCGGTCGACTCCGCCACCGTCGGCGACGCCGCCAAGTACCTGCTGGAGGGCTTCGAGGCCCTGGTCGCCCAGAACGAGGGCGCCCCGCTGTACGTCGAGCTCCCCGCCGCGGTCGAGCTGGTCATCGCCGAGACCGAGCCGGGCGTCCAGGGCGACCGCTCCACCGGCGGCACCAAGCCCGCCACCCTGGAGACCGGCGCCGAGATCCAGGTGCCGCTGTTCGTCACCACCGGCGAGAAGGTCAAGGTCGACACCCGCGACGGCAGCTACCTCGGCCGGGTCAAGTAA
- a CDS encoding Fpg/Nei family DNA glycosylase gives MPEGHVIHRLAGRHDELFGGRPVRVSSPQGRFAEGAALIDGRVLDEAQAHGKHLFLGFGEQWLHVHLGLYGTYRFGAGAAPDPVGQVRLRMVNDTGYAELRGPTACELLTPEEKAAVHRRLGPDPLRPGDAGDAAWRRISRSGSTVAALLMDQKVLAGVGNVYRAEVLFRLGISPHRPGRDLSRPEWDAIWTDLVALMRDGVAAGRIDTVRPEHTPEAMGRPPRVDDHGGEVYVYRRHDQPCLVCATPVRTEELAARNLFWCPRCQRS, from the coding sequence GTGCCCGAGGGGCATGTGATCCACCGCCTGGCCGGGCGGCACGACGAGCTGTTCGGGGGGCGCCCGGTGCGGGTGTCCAGCCCGCAGGGCCGCTTCGCGGAGGGGGCCGCGCTGATCGACGGGCGGGTGCTGGACGAGGCGCAGGCGCACGGCAAGCACCTGTTCCTGGGCTTCGGCGAGCAGTGGCTGCACGTGCACCTGGGGCTGTACGGGACGTACCGGTTCGGCGCGGGGGCCGCCCCGGACCCGGTCGGCCAGGTCCGGCTGCGGATGGTGAACGACACCGGCTACGCCGAGCTGCGCGGTCCGACCGCCTGCGAACTGCTCACCCCCGAGGAGAAGGCCGCCGTCCACCGCCGCCTCGGGCCGGACCCGCTGCGCCCGGGCGACGCGGGCGACGCGGCCTGGCGGCGGATCTCCCGCAGCGGCAGCACGGTCGCCGCCCTGCTGATGGACCAGAAGGTGCTGGCCGGCGTCGGCAACGTGTACCGCGCCGAGGTGCTGTTCCGGCTCGGCATCAGCCCGCACCGCCCCGGCCGCGACCTCTCCCGCCCCGAGTGGGACGCGATCTGGACGGACCTGGTCGCCCTGATGCGCGACGGCGTGGCCGCCGGCCGGATCGACACCGTCCGCCCCGAGCACACCCCCGAGGCGATGGGCCGCCCGCCCCGGGTGGACGACCACGGCGGCGAGGTGTACGTCTACCGGCGGCACGACCAGCCCTGCCTGGTCTGCGCGACCCCGGTCCGCACCGAGGAGCTGGCCGCCCGGAACCTGTTCTGGTGCCCGCGCTGCCAGCGGTCCTGA
- a CDS encoding SDR family oxidoreductase, which translates to MHVFVTGASGHLGSALVPDLLAAGHRVTGLARSDASAAALTALGAEVRRGDLDDLDGLRAAAAAADGVVHLAFKHEAMLGGDYAGAMADDLKAVRALTEALAGTDKPLVGTGGAGVGGAPGVVSVESRVTPGAPRTEAERVIVDAAADGVRSSVVRLPPVVHSPLDRHGFVPTLIRIARTTGTSGYLGEGTNRWPAVHTLDAARLYRLALEHAPAGTRLHAVDDEGVPFREIAERIGIRLGLPTAPVEEDRAAEHFGFLSFLVPLDMPASAEATRALLDWRPAHPGLLDDLDQDHYFTED; encoded by the coding sequence ATGCACGTCTTCGTCACCGGAGCCAGCGGCCACCTCGGCTCCGCCCTCGTCCCCGACCTGCTCGCCGCCGGCCACCGGGTCACCGGCCTGGCCCGCTCCGACGCCTCCGCCGCCGCGCTCACCGCCCTCGGCGCGGAGGTCCGGCGCGGCGACCTCGACGACCTGGACGGCCTGCGGGCCGCCGCCGCGGCCGCCGACGGCGTGGTGCACCTGGCCTTCAAGCACGAGGCGATGCTCGGCGGCGACTACGCCGGCGCGATGGCCGACGACCTGAAGGCCGTCCGGGCGCTGACCGAGGCGCTGGCCGGCACCGACAAGCCGCTGGTCGGCACCGGCGGGGCGGGCGTCGGCGGGGCGCCCGGCGTGGTCTCCGTGGAGAGCCGGGTCACCCCGGGCGCACCGCGCACCGAGGCCGAGCGGGTGATCGTCGACGCGGCCGCCGACGGGGTGCGCTCCAGCGTCGTCCGGCTCCCCCCGGTGGTGCACAGCCCGCTCGACCGGCACGGCTTCGTCCCCACCCTGATCCGGATCGCCCGCACCACCGGCACCTCGGGTTACCTGGGCGAGGGCACCAACCGCTGGCCCGCCGTCCACACCCTGGACGCCGCCCGCCTCTACCGGCTCGCCCTCGAACACGCCCCGGCCGGCACCCGCCTGCACGCCGTCGACGACGAGGGCGTGCCCTTCCGCGAGATCGCCGAACGCATCGGCATCCGGCTCGGCCTCCCCACCGCCCCCGTCGAGGAGGACCGCGCCGCCGAGCACTTCGGCTTCCTGTCCTTCCTCGTCCCGCTCGACATGCCCGCCTCCGCCGAGGCGACCCGCGCCCTGCTCGACTGGCGGCCCGCGCACCCGGGCCTGCTCGACGACCTCGACCAGGACCACTACTTCACCGAGGACTGA
- a CDS encoding DUF6445 family protein, with protein sequence MPVQPFQGPRPTPALPVLPYRKPTRGRDYWVLDDVLPDPDAVRARHLARTDWDEGYPHRPESWPGLRAMPGLEPDELAHVEDLVRRSTGAERIWALDEAAGGTFNHNCVQVVGAGECEPRPHTDSRSLCRYAAVLYLNPAVPKHCGTSFHRQSFPGGRLGGNSVVAPHDNLVDALGTRFVPPDSFTEDLVVPHRYNRLLLYTANLIHTATAYHGAALEEKRMTCVFFWMA encoded by the coding sequence ATGCCCGTGCAACCGTTCCAGGGCCCGCGCCCCACCCCGGCGCTCCCGGTCCTGCCGTACCGCAAGCCCACCAGGGGACGCGACTACTGGGTGCTGGACGACGTCCTGCCGGACCCGGACGCGGTGCGCGCCCGGCACCTGGCGCGCACCGACTGGGACGAGGGCTACCCGCACCGCCCCGAGTCCTGGCCCGGCCTGCGCGCGATGCCCGGGCTGGAGCCGGACGAACTCGCGCACGTCGAGGACCTGGTCCGCCGGTCCACCGGGGCCGAGCGGATCTGGGCGCTGGACGAGGCCGCGGGCGGCACCTTCAACCACAACTGCGTGCAGGTGGTCGGCGCGGGGGAGTGCGAGCCGCGCCCGCACACCGACTCGCGCTCGCTGTGCCGCTACGCCGCCGTGCTGTACCTCAACCCGGCGGTCCCCAAGCACTGCGGCACCAGCTTCCACCGGCAGAGCTTCCCCGGCGGCCGGCTCGGCGGCAACAGCGTGGTCGCCCCGCACGACAACCTGGTGGACGCGCTGGGCACCCGCTTCGTCCCGCCGGACTCCTTCACCGAGGACCTGGTCGTCCCGCACCGCTACAACCGGCTGCTGCTCTACACCGCCAACCTGATCCACACCGCGACCGCCTACCACGGCGCCGCGCTGGAGGAGAAGCGGATGACCTGCGTGTTCTTCTGGATGGCCTGA
- a CDS encoding type B 50S ribosomal protein L31, protein MQQGIHPEYRPVVFRDKTGGLSFLTRSTATSGRTVEWADGRTYPVVDVETSSASHPFYTGRARLLDTEGRVELYRRRYGG, encoded by the coding sequence ATGCAGCAGGGAATTCACCCCGAGTACCGTCCGGTGGTGTTCCGGGACAAGACCGGGGGCCTGTCGTTCCTGACCCGCTCCACCGCCACGAGCGGGCGGACGGTCGAGTGGGCGGACGGTCGCACCTACCCGGTGGTGGACGTCGAGACCTCCTCGGCGAGCCACCCGTTCTACACCGGCCGGGCCAGGCTGCTGGACACCGAGGGCCGGGTGGAGCTGTACCGGCGCCGGTACGGCGGCTGA
- a CDS encoding HoxN/HupN/NixA family nickel/cobalt transporter: MTASESTLPGNAPGSPLPAFRWRREDTLRTAGLMAVILALHAVAFGTLLFLVAPHGYRVGTQVFGVGLGVTAYTLGMRHAFDADHIAVIDNTTRKLMADGRRPVSVGFWFALGHSSMVVLMAGLVAGGAALAGTLMDEESTTHRVLGTIGTTASGAFLYLIAALNLVALLGIWRVFRAMRAGQYDEAELEKQLNARGLLARLLNRATRSISRPGQMFPVGMVLGLGFDTATEVTLMVMAGSGAASGLPWYAVVCLPLLFAAGMSLFDTLDGTFMNFAYQWAFSHPVRKVYYNLTITGLSIAVAFVIGTVELVAVLHEKFDLADPVTGWIAGLSLDNVGFVIVGLFVVVWAAAIGYWRIARRSRTFAGAGAS; this comes from the coding sequence ATGACCGCGTCCGAATCGACCCTGCCCGGGAACGCCCCGGGCTCCCCGCTGCCCGCCTTCCGCTGGCGGCGCGAGGACACCCTGCGCACGGCCGGTCTGATGGCGGTCATCCTGGCCCTGCACGCGGTGGCGTTCGGGACGCTGCTGTTCCTGGTCGCGCCGCACGGGTACCGGGTCGGCACCCAGGTGTTCGGCGTCGGCCTGGGCGTCACCGCCTACACCCTGGGCATGCGGCACGCCTTCGACGCCGACCACATCGCGGTGATCGACAACACCACCCGCAAGCTGATGGCGGACGGCCGCCGCCCGGTCTCGGTGGGCTTCTGGTTCGCCCTCGGCCACTCCTCGATGGTGGTGCTGATGGCCGGCCTGGTGGCCGGCGGGGCGGCCCTGGCGGGCACCCTGATGGACGAGGAGTCCACCACCCACCGGGTGCTGGGCACCATCGGCACCACCGCGTCCGGCGCCTTCCTCTACCTGATCGCGGCACTCAACCTGGTGGCCCTGCTGGGCATCTGGCGGGTGTTCCGGGCGATGCGGGCCGGGCAGTACGACGAGGCCGAGCTGGAGAAGCAGCTGAACGCCCGCGGCCTGCTGGCCCGGCTGCTGAACCGGGCCACCCGCTCGATCAGCCGCCCCGGCCAGATGTTCCCGGTCGGCATGGTGCTCGGCCTGGGCTTCGACACCGCCACCGAGGTCACCCTGATGGTGATGGCGGGCTCCGGCGCGGCCTCCGGGCTGCCCTGGTACGCGGTGGTCTGCCTGCCGCTGCTGTTCGCCGCCGGGATGAGCCTGTTCGACACCCTGGACGGCACGTTCATGAACTTCGCCTACCAGTGGGCGTTCTCCCACCCGGTCCGCAAGGTGTACTACAACCTGACCATCACCGGGCTGTCGATCGCGGTGGCCTTCGTGATCGGCACCGTCGAACTGGTCGCGGTGCTGCACGAGAAGTTCGACCTGGCGGACCCGGTCACCGGCTGGATCGCCGGGCTCAGCCTGGACAACGTCGGCTTCGTGATCGTCGGCCTGTTCGTGGTGGTCTGGGCCGCCGCGATCGGCTACTGGCGGATCGCCAGGCGCTCCCGGACGTTCGCGGGGGCGGGCGCGTCCTGA
- the aroQ gene encoding type II 3-dehydroquinate dehydratase: MSTRVLVLNGPNLGRLGSREPDVYGSTSYAGLVERCTELGAELGLAVEVRETNSEAEMVGWLHEAADARTPVVINPGAFTHYSYAMRDAAAQRTAPLVEVHISNPYTRETFRHNSVIAAVASGTIAGFGLGSYELALRALAEQLTAR; the protein is encoded by the coding sequence ATGAGCACCCGCGTCCTGGTCCTGAACGGCCCCAACCTGGGCCGGCTCGGCTCCCGCGAACCCGACGTGTACGGCTCCACCTCGTACGCCGGACTGGTCGAGCGCTGCACGGAGCTCGGCGCCGAGCTCGGCCTGGCGGTGGAGGTCCGCGAGACCAACTCCGAGGCGGAGATGGTCGGCTGGCTGCACGAGGCGGCGGACGCCCGGACCCCCGTGGTGATCAACCCCGGCGCGTTCACGCACTACTCGTACGCCATGCGCGACGCCGCGGCCCAGCGCACCGCGCCGCTCGTCGAGGTGCACATCTCCAACCCGTACACCCGCGAGACCTTCCGCCACAATTCGGTCATCGCCGCCGTCGCCTCCGGCACCATCGCCGGCTTCGGCCTCGGCTCGTACGAACTGGCCCTGCGCGCCCTGGCCGAGCAGCTCACCGCCCGCTGA
- a CDS encoding aminopeptidase P family protein, translating to MSDAHSARRERLREHCSASGADAALITRPANVRYLTGCPPVGAALLLTRERAVLAVPEGAEPGDGGLGGGERPADPEVTRLPVPAEADAASVAAEAAARLRVGDLAVEEHDLTVTRHRAVARIAGAARLLDLDRAVERLRVVKDEYEIADLRIAAEIADQALGELLESILVGRTERHLAMELERRMIDHGADRAAFPVSVGTGSHSGLEHHQPTDRRVEEGDFLTVALGARYRGYGISTARTFVIGAAPAAWQVELHRLVFHAQRAGREALGPGVEQHVPDDAARSILQAAGHAERSVHALGHGIGLEIREAPRLGPADMGKLDNRVPVTVGPGVHLPGRGGVRIEDTLVVRPPEEGGPELLTITTKELLAL from the coding sequence ATGTCAGACGCGCACTCCGCCCGACGAGAACGCCTCCGTGAGCACTGCAGCGCCTCCGGGGCCGATGCCGCGCTGATCACGCGCCCGGCCAACGTCCGCTACCTCACCGGCTGCCCGCCGGTCGGCGCCGCGCTGCTGCTCACCCGCGAGCGCGCGGTGCTCGCGGTGCCCGAGGGCGCCGAGCCCGGCGACGGCGGCCTCGGCGGCGGCGAACGGCCGGCCGACCCGGAGGTCACCCGTCTGCCGGTGCCCGCCGAGGCCGACGCCGCGTCCGTCGCCGCCGAGGCCGCCGCCCGGCTGCGGGTGGGCGACCTCGCCGTCGAGGAGCACGACCTCACCGTCACCCGGCACCGGGCCGTCGCCCGGATCGCCGGGGCGGCCCGGCTGCTCGACCTGGACCGGGCGGTGGAGCGGCTGCGGGTGGTCAAGGACGAGTACGAGATCGCCGACCTGCGGATCGCCGCCGAGATCGCCGACCAGGCCCTCGGCGAACTGCTGGAGTCCATCCTGGTCGGCCGCACCGAGCGGCACTTGGCGATGGAGCTGGAGCGCCGGATGATCGACCACGGCGCCGACCGGGCCGCCTTCCCGGTCTCCGTCGGCACCGGCAGCCACTCCGGCCTGGAGCACCACCAGCCCACCGACCGCCGGGTCGAGGAGGGCGACTTCCTCACCGTCGCGCTCGGCGCCCGCTACCGCGGCTACGGCATCTCCACCGCCCGCACCTTCGTGATCGGCGCCGCCCCCGCCGCCTGGCAGGTCGAGCTGCACCGCCTGGTCTTCCACGCCCAGCGGGCCGGCCGGGAGGCCCTCGGGCCGGGCGTCGAGCAGCACGTCCCGGACGACGCGGCCCGCTCGATCCTCCAGGCCGCGGGCCACGCCGAGCGGTCCGTCCACGCCCTGGGGCACGGCATCGGCCTGGAGATCCGGGAGGCTCCGCGCCTGGGGCCCGCCGACATGGGTAAACTGGACAATCGCGTGCCGGTCACCGTCGGTCCCGGGGTCCATCTCCCGGGTCGGGGCGGCGTCCGGATCGAGGACACGCTCGTGGTGCGGCCTCCCGAGGAGGGCGGGCCCGAGTTGCTCACCATCACCACCAAGGAGCTCCTCGCGCTGTGA
- the nusB gene encoding transcription antitermination factor NusB, translated as MAAARSKARTRAFQILFEADHRGVSPERVLADWIARARDPRPDEGIPQVAEYTMQLVEGYAQHARTIDDLISTYAVGWTLDRMPIADRNVLRLGAYELIWEDGTPDAVVLDESVEIAKEFSTDESPAFVNGLLARFMELKPSIRR; from the coding sequence GTGGCCGCTGCACGTAGCAAGGCCCGCACCCGGGCCTTCCAGATCCTGTTCGAGGCGGACCACCGAGGCGTGTCCCCCGAACGGGTGCTCGCCGACTGGATCGCGCGGGCGCGCGACCCCCGTCCGGACGAGGGCATTCCGCAGGTCGCGGAGTACACGATGCAGCTGGTCGAGGGCTACGCGCAGCACGCGCGCACCATCGACGACCTGATCTCCACCTACGCGGTGGGCTGGACGCTGGACCGGATGCCGATCGCCGACCGCAACGTGCTCCGGCTCGGCGCGTACGAGCTGATCTGGGAGGACGGGACGCCCGACGCGGTGGTCCTGGACGAGTCCGTGGAGATCGCCAAGGAGTTCTCCACCGACGAGTCGCCGGCCTTCGTGAACGGCCTGCTCGCCCGTTTCATGGAGCTCAAGCCGAGCATCCGGCGCTGA
- a CDS encoding DMT family transporter: MSAAFALLASLLWGVADYGGGAITRRMPALTVVVLSQTAAAAVLAVAVTATGGWPGASPALWCAVAAGVIGPFALLAFYRALALGPMGVVSPLATVGVLVPIGVGLFLGERPGAVQGLGIAVAVAGVALAGGPRRGGAAVQPRALALTLGAAFAFGAVLTLVAQASGGGALLLTLCVQRLTNAVVGAGMLAAAARRRPLGLRAGLRELPALTAVGVADVAANGLYAAASHLGSVAVAAVLASLYPVVTALMARGLLKERLLRVQVVGAGLAVAGTLILAAG, from the coding sequence GTGAGCGCCGCGTTCGCGCTGCTCGCCAGCCTGCTCTGGGGCGTCGCCGACTACGGCGGCGGGGCGATCACCCGGCGGATGCCCGCGCTGACGGTGGTGGTGCTCTCGCAGACCGCCGCCGCCGCGGTGCTCGCGGTCGCGGTGACCGCCACCGGCGGCTGGCCGGGGGCCTCTCCCGCCCTCTGGTGCGCGGTGGCGGCGGGCGTGATCGGGCCGTTCGCCCTGCTGGCCTTCTACCGGGCGCTGGCGCTCGGGCCGATGGGCGTGGTGTCGCCGCTGGCCACCGTCGGCGTGCTGGTCCCGATCGGGGTCGGCCTGTTCCTCGGCGAGCGGCCGGGCGCCGTCCAGGGCCTGGGCATCGCGGTGGCCGTCGCCGGGGTCGCCCTGGCCGGCGGCCCGCGGCGCGGCGGGGCCGCGGTGCAGCCGCGGGCACTGGCGCTGACCCTGGGCGCGGCCTTCGCCTTCGGCGCGGTGCTGACCCTGGTCGCGCAGGCCAGCGGGGGCGGCGCCCTGCTGCTGACGCTGTGCGTGCAGCGGCTGACCAACGCGGTGGTCGGCGCCGGGATGCTGGCCGCCGCGGCCCGCCGCCGGCCGCTCGGGCTGCGGGCGGGTCTGCGCGAACTGCCCGCGCTGACCGCCGTCGGGGTCGCCGACGTGGCCGCGAACGGCCTGTACGCGGCCGCCTCGCACCTGGGCTCGGTGGCGGTGGCGGCCGTGCTGGCCTCGCTCTACCCGGTGGTCACCGCGCTGATGGCGCGCGGCCTGCTGAAGGAGCGGCTGCTGCGGGTGCAGGTGGTGGGCGCGGGCCTCGCGGTGGCCGGGACGCTGATCCTGGCCGCCGGCTGA
- a CDS encoding helix-turn-helix domain-containing protein: MARWDPNARGRLERAALELFVRQGYDRTTVAEIAERAGLAKSTFFRHFADKREVLSGGDALARLLTGAVAAAPPGAGPRRAAEAALAAAGAQAFTAERHGTVRERQQVVAANPELTERELLKREALATALTGALRERGVPEQAAVLTAELTLLALRTALARWTARPGQDFTALALTELAALCEAATAL; encoded by the coding sequence ATGGCCAGATGGGACCCGAACGCCCGCGGACGGCTGGAGCGCGCCGCGCTGGAGCTCTTCGTCCGGCAGGGCTACGACCGCACCACCGTCGCCGAGATCGCCGAGCGCGCGGGCCTGGCCAAGAGCACCTTCTTCCGGCACTTCGCGGACAAGCGCGAGGTGCTCTCCGGCGGCGACGCCCTGGCCCGGCTGCTCACCGGCGCGGTGGCCGCCGCCCCGCCCGGGGCGGGCCCGCGGCGGGCCGCCGAGGCCGCCCTGGCCGCCGCCGGCGCGCAGGCCTTCACCGCCGAGCGCCACGGGACGGTCCGCGAGCGCCAGCAGGTGGTCGCCGCCAACCCCGAGCTGACCGAGCGCGAACTGCTCAAGCGGGAGGCCCTCGCCACCGCCCTCACCGGCGCCCTGCGCGAGCGCGGCGTGCCCGAGCAGGCCGCCGTCCTCACCGCCGAACTCACCCTGCTCGCCCTGCGCACCGCCCTCGCCCGCTGGACCGCCCGCCCCGGCCAGGACTTCACCGCCCTGGCGCTGACCGAGCTGGCCGCCCTGTGCGAGGCCGCCACCGCCCTCTGA